The genomic window AAAAGAAACTAGATGCTTTCAAATCCTCACAACTAACAAGCAGAGATCAAAACTCGAAGTTGTTAGTTGTACTTTACAGCAAAAGAGGAATCAATAGTGTCCATACTCCATATGGCCGATCTTCTTACTAAGTTGAAAGGGTAAAAACGGAATTAAATGACAAGTAAAGAAGACACAAACAATAATTAGTTCCCACACTAATTAACACAACATGCACATAATATGTCATATTCAAGCATCAAAAtgcaataaaaaatcaaaatccatTGTTAAAGAGCATTTTTGAACAGACATACTTGGATATCGTTTAAGCTCTCGCTGGACAAGGTCATAAGGGAAAGGACAAAGTTGTTCCACCCTACATATTGCAACATCTTTTGCATCTACCTTTGTACGTTGATCATCAAGTTCGTAGTAAACCTATAAGACATTGATAATCATAGAAAGCATATTTAGAAAACAATCAAAGCAGCAAATAAAGTTTGTAAATATTGTTAATATAGAAACCATTAGATGAACGACCAGTTCCAACGAGTATAACACACCTTTCCAGAACAGAGAATTAGACGTCGGATACCCTCCTCAACATTTGAGTGGTAATTTTGGTCTTTTATGAGGCGCTTAAATCTGGTTCCCTGTTTGTCAAAACCGGGGTGTCCTTGTACATCATCAAACTCAGATAAATTTGATCTACAAACCTTACTGCGAAGCAGGTTCTTAGGGGACATTACAATGAGAGGTTTACGGAACTCTCTATGTATCTGTGATAAAACAAAGAGCAACAATGAGAAAATTAGCCCATACAACTTCAAGTGACAAAGCTAACATTTATTGATTATTATACTGCTAAGTAACTACAAACCTGCCGCCGTAAAACATGGAAAAAATTTGCTGGAGTTGTAACATTCACAATCTGCCAATTACATTCTTGAATTTGTTTTCGAAGAGTAGGATCCATCTCAGGAATAATATAAGGATGGTCATCAGCCATCTGCAAATAAATCAGTAGACAACAAGTTGAGCTAAGGTTTAAAGGTGTAAAAGATTTCCCGTTCAAGTTCCGGTGAAGGAGAAAAATACTGACTTTGGCcatttcaaaaaacaaaaaaaaaactgaatttaaTAGATTCATACAGAAAGAATAAATGCTTCAAAGTAAGGAAATCGGAACATAGAAACACAAAAGAGCACCTGAAGAAAGCGTTCCAATCTCCCACTTGAATGTTCTGGTCCCTGGCCGTCATAACCATGTGGAAGTAACACAACAAGCCCAGCCTGACGAAGCCACTTAGACTCGCCACAACTCAAGAAATTGTCAAATATGACTTGAGCACCATTAGCAAAATCGCCAAATTGTGCCTCCCAGATCACTAATGAATTAGGATTTTCCATTGAGTAACCAAGTTCAAATCCAAGAACACCAAACTCAGAAAGCGAGCTGCATAGCATATCAATTTTTACTAGTTATGAGACCAATGCAAAAACAATGCATCATTACTTTAACATAAGTATCAAGTGCATTAaacttatatttattatatgaGAAATGAAATCTAGATGAAGGCACATATCATAGAAATTAAGGAGGATAGCCGAAGACCTACAAATCATACAAGTAAGCCAATGATACTTATGAATGCACCTAATGCATGGACAAagactttttttaagaaataaatatCCAATGAAATGAAACTATCGAAATAACAATCAATACTGGTTTACAAAAAGGTTTAACTATAATTTGATTAAGATATGTGGAATATACAATTTTAAATGGATCATATATTTTAAACAGTGTGCTACAAACATCAGATTTCACTACAAATCATGCGAACATTGACAATCACATGAGTTCAAGTTTCAGAAGCTGCATAactaaatccaaaaaataagCATGTAAACccaatttattttcttcatacCGTTACACACATGTGGAAGCGAATTACCTATTGCTAACAGTAAACATCTCTTCATTTTGGTTCATTGTCACATGGTCAAGGGGGCAATATTTATCCCCGGTTGTCTGATCATGAACTACAGCATGACGATGACTAAATGTTCCCCTTTCAACGTCCTGGCCACTTAAACGAACATGGTTACCTTCAACTATCAATGTGGCGAAAGCAAGTGCCTCTGCAAAACCCCAGTCAATATCTTCCCCCGTTTCGATCATTTGGGCACGTTGTTCATAAATCCTCTTCACTGCTTTATGAGGATTAAAATTTTCAGGTAAGACTGTGATTTCCTTCCCAACATGTTTCAAAATATCTGGTTTCACTCTGCACAAGATTGGTCATATATTTCAGCTGTTGTGCAAACAACAGAAAGACTCAAGCAACATTAAATTAATTTACTATACCCAGTGTTCCGGATACGTGAAAGCTGTTCAGGTGACTTGAAACCAGACCAATATGCTGAAAGCCAATCTCTTCTTGTTGGAACATAATCTTTGCTGGCCAAAAATTCATCATTTAGAATTGATGTGACCTTCTTCTGTATCTTATCAACGTCTTCGTTAGTTAACTCCCCTAATTCTAAAAGCTTCTTCTGATAAATCTCAAGGGCTGATGGATGCTTTCGGATGACCTATACATAGCCAGGAAAGTTGAAAATCTGATTAACTTGTCAAAAAGCAATATGCAACTATGCGTATAAAAAGAATAAGAGAATCATAAACAAAATGACGAACCTTATACATTTTAGGCTGTGTGAAAGAAGGTTCATCAATCTCATTGTGGCCAAATCGACGGTAACATACTAAATCAACAACCACATCTGAATGGAAAGTTTGACGCCATTCAGCAGCAAGTTCACATACGTGAACAACTGCTTCCACGTCATCCCCATTCACGTGAAAGATGGGAGCATTTAAGGCTTTAGCAACATCAGTGGAATATTGCGAAGATCTTCCCGACTTTGGATCGGTTGTAAACGCAACTTGATTGTTCAGCACAATGTGTATAGTTCCACCTGTAGTATAATTTGGAAGAGCGCTAAGATGAAGAGTTTCATAGACTATACCTTGTCCGGCAAAACTACCATCACCGTGAATCAAAACACCCATGTTTTTCATTCTTTCCACATCATTTGAGTAATACTGCTTTGCTCTAGTTTTTCCAACAACAAGTGGATTGACTGCTTCCAAGTGACTAGGATTTGCCACCAAAGACAAATGTATTCTCCTCCCACCCCTGGTCGGGCGATCATAAGAAGTTCCTAAGTGATATTTAACATCGCCTGTTCCTGTGTAGAGCCCGGTTTCATCCTCTGGTTGAACACCACCACTAAACTCACAAAATATCTGACGAAGTGGCTTCCGAACTACATTGCCCAAAACATTCAATCTTCCTCGATGTGCCATTCCCATAACTATGCTCTCTACCCCAAGATCAGATGCTCGGTCAAACATTTCTTTCATTCCAGGAATAAGAGTCTCTCCCCCTTCAAGCCCAAACCTTTTTGCTGATGTCCACTTGGTAGCCAAGAAGTTTTCAAAAAGTGTACTCCAAGCAAGCCTATCAAAAATAACCTCACGACGCTCCCGACTAAATTGTGTGGTTGCAGGGGTTTCAATCTTCTCTCTAAGCCAATTACATTTGTCACGATCCGGTATATGCATATACTCATACCCAATGCTTCCACAATAAGATTGCTCCAGCCGTGTCAAAATGGACCTAAGAGTCTGCACCGGACGATTCTCAGACAAAAACCCTGACATATTCCACACCCCCAAAAAGAATTCTCTATCCAGATCAGCCTCAGTGAACCCATAAAGACCCAGGTTTAACTCATCGGGGATTTTACGTTCTTCAAGACCTAAAGGATCTAGCTTGGCTTTCATGTGACCATTAACCTGGTATGCTCTCACCAGTAACAGCAAACGCATACTCTCCTGAATTGTTTGACCGGAAATTCCCGGGGAGGTGGAAGCCTGACCTACAAAGTTCCTAAAGAAATTGTCCCAAGACTCATCTACACTATTTGGATCAGCTTCCCAAGCTCTTTGAAGCTCCTCCAAATAGACACTGCTCGTCCCATCTAAGAAATTGTCAGTTAGCCTGGAAAGGGGCACGGGGCGAGGTACAGGTGCAGATTGTGCTTTGGATTTGAAAACTGTTGTCTGAAAGTTTCTATTTGTCGATGGAAGGACTTTGATCCGTGTCTCATAACACGACAATCCACCTTGATAGAGGTTTCTCCTAATTGAATGTTTGGCTATGCCGGAAACAGCTCTATACCATCCCATGGCTCTCACCGAGGAGTCAGGACAATAACAAATATCACCAGTTTCTCAATGATTGTAATGTATCCACCTCAAACACTGCCTTTATCGCTACACGTCACTCTTTCCCTATCAATAAGCACATAAAACCAAATTCATTGCTGATAAATGAAATTAGtttttttgagtaaaatttaaaaatcaaaattgagtAGAGAAATTGATATCAAAATGGCACTATAAACATATACCAGTATTTTGTTGAAGACACAAAGACAAGAGTAGTGAAACAGTTAAACGGAAATGGCACCAACACAGGACTACGTGAGTTTGATTTGAGGCACTAACTAACTTGCGATTCACTCTAAACTAAACAAATATAGTCAAGTCCCCTGAGCTAAACTTAGCTgaggacattacattatatatgcagagcCCGGGTTCGAATCCCGGTCATCCCACTCCCACTTAtccacaaataaaaataaaaaacaaatatagtcAAAGAAATGTCAAGTTTTTTTTCATGCCATAAAATGTTAAGAAAAAGGAATAGAATAGAATTCGAGAATAAAGAAGAACCTGATACGATGTGGTTGTTGATTCAGGGAAGGAATGGTGGTGGTTTCAAGTTTCAAATGCCAGATGGATGGATTATTTTTAGTTTCCAGAAAACACTGAATGATGATGTGAATGTGATGTGATGCTCTTTCTTTCTTGTGTTGTTCATTTCATGCatcttttctcttctcttccttTTTTGGTGGGTCCCAAATCCATTTTCTAGAACTCAccatttcaaattcaattcttCCAACTTTACCATcatcaatattattttcatttttcactcaTTTCTGTTTTACAATAACCACTGTGCTTCTACCAAAAATTAGATGTTACTTTTTAATATACCATtgattattatttaaataacaaaTTGAAAAGGTTATAATTTTGTAAGGAAACTTAGTTGTCAGAATTTCATCTGTGAATAGGTGAAAAATTTTGGATTGAATTATATTTACGAAAATAAGGAAAAGTTATTTATATAGcaaaaattagagaaataaatcaaataatatacaaaagaaaataatagaaaaaagtTTCAAAACATAATCAATCACGAtgttttttagtgtttgtagtctcTTATAATTCCGTCTTTGTGATTTGTTAGTCTTAATTCTAAATTTCTCATAAACTTACACTTAGGTGACATCAAACTTTACTGTGttttatttatgtgtaattattttaatcttaaatttatatatatatatatatatatatagggggctgctaacttagacccagttgggtctaaattatcaaagtgcaccttttcagttggaccaaaatactcattctttttaattaattaaccaaattatcataatggacgcggatccagtgtcgcgcgcgtaccgcaggaccatggttacaggccgttgatttccatcagacagccaagatctgatctcatcaagactgtctgatcaatcacacagcccagatcatccgaatccatcagattccagcgcgtgcaccacactggattacaccctggagagagaagaatctactttttaaaagcaggacacgtgtcgctgtctgattggctgggcgtgatttttttccatttaatactttgaactcaattatttcgttgtaaattaattttttattttttatttttataccaaaattcataatttttttttctctacaaatagagacttggttcgtttgatttggacacagaaaaaaaaacccaatttttcactaccttaatctcatttttcactaccttacatcaactcactgaaaccattctaccaggaaaatggtttcagattacaactctctgaaaccattgtaccaggtacaatggtttcagaagcaaacacaattaataaattactcactgaaaccattctaccagtaaaatggtttcagaatacaactatgtgcaaccattctacaagctaaatggtttcagaagcaaataactaataatcaacttactgaaaccattctaccagcaaaatggtttcagattacaactctctgaaaccattgtaccagataaatggtttcagaagcaaacacaattaataaattactcattgaaaccattctaccagtaaaatggtttcaaaatacaactatgtgcaaccattctaccagtaaaatggtttcagaagcaaacattagtttttaattaccgttttatctcatttaattaactaaaaatagtttcaggtctccaaaaatttcataaaatataccaaaagttccagaatattatctactattttcctggtataatggtttcagtgagttggttgagtggtgcgtgttaaattacaacacacaagtaacgtatttagtagacaaaaaatgagattaaggtagtgaaaaattgcatttttttttcggtgtccaaatcaaacgaaccaagtctctatttgtagacaaaaaaaaattatgaattttggtataaaaataaaaaaataaaaaattaatttacaacgaaataattgagttcaaagtattaaatgaacaaaaatcacgtccagccaaccattgtgtgacacgtgtcctacttttaaaaagcaaacttttctctccagggtgtaatccagtgtggcgcacgtgCTGGAAtatgatggatcaggatgatctgggctgtcggattgatcagacagtcttgatgagatcagatcttgacTGTCTGATGggaatcaacggtctgtaaccatggtccttcggtacacgcgcgacactggatccgcgtctattaatgggtattttggttaattagttaaaaagaatgggtattttggtccaattgaaaaggtgcaccttgctaacttagacctaactagggtctaagttagaaaaccccatatatatatatatatatatatagagtcaggatccgttgacaccaactagtttgacaccaaatgttacacctctcaataacgttttaaccgatataaattttataaaatccaccgttggattgaaagtttacatcatatagatcatttgtgtaaaatttc from Trifolium pratense cultivar HEN17-A07 linkage group LG1, ARS_RC_1.1, whole genome shotgun sequence includes these protein-coding regions:
- the LOC123922625 gene encoding 2-oxoglutarate dehydrogenase, mitochondrial; this encodes MGWYRAVSGIAKHSIRRNLYQGGLSCYETRIKVLPSTNRNFQTTVFKSKAQSAPVPRPVPLSRLTDNFLDGTSSVYLEELQRAWEADPNSVDESWDNFFRNFVGQASTSPGISGQTIQESMRLLLLVRAYQVNGHMKAKLDPLGLEERKIPDELNLGLYGFTEADLDREFFLGVWNMSGFLSENRPVQTLRSILTRLEQSYCGSIGYEYMHIPDRDKCNWLREKIETPATTQFSRERREVIFDRLAWSTLFENFLATKWTSAKRFGLEGGETLIPGMKEMFDRASDLGVESIVMGMAHRGRLNVLGNVVRKPLRQIFCEFSGGVQPEDETGLYTGTGDVKYHLGTSYDRPTRGGRRIHLSLVANPSHLEAVNPLVVGKTRAKQYYSNDVERMKNMGVLIHGDGSFAGQGIVYETLHLSALPNYTTGGTIHIVLNNQVAFTTDPKSGRSSQYSTDVAKALNAPIFHVNGDDVEAVVHVCELAAEWRQTFHSDVVVDLVCYRRFGHNEIDEPSFTQPKMYKVIRKHPSALEIYQKKLLELGELTNEDVDKIQKKVTSILNDEFLASKDYVPTRRDWLSAYWSGFKSPEQLSRIRNTGVKPDILKHVGKEITVLPENFNPHKAVKRIYEQRAQMIETGEDIDWGFAEALAFATLIVEGNHVRLSGQDVERGTFSHRHAVVHDQTTGDKYCPLDHVTMNQNEEMFTVSNSSLSEFGVLGFELGYSMENPNSLVIWEAQFGDFANGAQVIFDNFLSCGESKWLRQAGLVVLLPHGYDGQGPEHSSGRLERFLQMADDHPYIIPEMDPTLRKQIQECNWQIVNVTTPANFFHVLRRQIHREFRKPLIVMSPKNLLRSKVCRSNLSEFDDVQGHPGFDKQGTRFKRLIKDQNYHSNVEEGIRRLILCSGKVYYELDDQRTKVDAKDVAICRVEQLCPFPYDLVQRELKRYPNAEVVWCQEEPMNMGGYTYVLPRLITSMKSLGRGGYDNIKYVGRAPSAATATGFLKVHYKEQTELVEKALQSEPINFPY